The Capra hircus breed San Clemente chromosome 11, ASM170441v1, whole genome shotgun sequence genomic interval TTATAGTAAGCCTTCTGTACCTGGATCGACGTCTCAGTAGTCTAGCCGCATCTTGGGCCCGCGTGAGGGGCTGAGTGGGGGTCCTTGGGCTGCCCGCTGGTAGCCCCTGTGCTTCCAGGGATGGCCACCAGCCCCCATGTGTCCTCGGTCAGCTCTCCTGGCAAACGTGGACTGACCAGAGGTTCAGCTGAGGGGTGATATTGTTTCTGGAGTAATCTTGAAAAAGTTACCTCTTTTTACTGATGTTTTACTGTTGGAAattaaagctctaaattaactaaTGAATTTGGAAAAGCCTCAGGTGACTTTCTACCTTGAACTTAAacatagatcttttttttttttttgtctggacaGAAGAGACTAAAAAACGTCTCATTTCCATTTAGATCAGTTTTACCAAAGTGCCTTTTGCTGACTGATGTTCTCTGTGCTGTCTGTACTGAACTTGGTTGTCTTCCTTGTTGTGGCAGAAAAGATAAAGATGTGAGTTAAGTTCCTGCCCAGTGGATGGTAGATAATCGCAATGATAGGAGGAAACTCAGACTCTGCAGTGCAACAGTGAGGGATGGGGGTGGTGAGGAGCATTAGGGAAGGTCCCCCAGGAAGAGATAGTGCTTTAAGGGGAGGCAGCTTGGAAAGCTTTCAGAAGAGTCCTGTTTGTCGTGGGGTTCAAAGGACTGTGTGGTCATTGCTGCTCTGCCCATAAAAGGCAGAGTCTGTGTCCCACTGCTGGGTGTGGAACCAATCACGTGCTCACGCTTGGACCCATGCTACAGCTGTGGGAAAAGCCCACTGGAGAACCGTCCCAGCCAGCAGTCAGTGTGCCCGCAGACCCCTGACTGTGGGTCACCCTTCTCCACTGCCAGATGAGACCAGCAGCGGCAGCTGACTTGGAATCATGAGGAGCAGAAAGTGTTGGGGTCTTTGCTCCCAGTCCTGGATAACTCAGACACCAGCTAGGTGCAGAGTGGGGTCCTGCAGAGTGGACAGGGTCTCATGGCAGAAAGGccgctgtggctcagatcagtgAGAGCAGGGAGCCTATTATGAAATTACCCAGGAACCAGGGGTGGAGTTGGGCAGGGGCCAGAAAACCTAGGACTTACACAGCCGTGTAGGAATTAGGATTTGATTCTAAGAGTTAACTAGAAGCCGTTAACTGTGTCCAGCCTTAACTAAACATTCAGTTTAATCAAAGGACAGAAATAAGACTAGTTCAGTAAGTACGTAATAGCTCTGTACATTTTTTCTAGTAAAAATTATTGATCTTTTTTAAGCATATTTgaactttaatatatatatatgctaacaATTAaagcttttgttgttgctgtttggttgctaagttctgtctctttgcaaccctgtagcctgccaggctcccatgcatgggatttcctaggtaatAATACaggagggggttaccatttcttcctccaggggatcttccccacccaggcattgAACAGGCATTGAACCTGCATGGCATGccgaatctcagttccctgagcagggattgaatccatggcCCCTGGAAAGGGgatgtggaagcacagagtcttaaccagtgactgtcagggaagtcccataaagtGTTGTTTATACTCAGAACCTGCATGTTTCATCACCAGATCACACACTGCTCCTGGCAAGATTTTGCCCTGGATACCTTTATTGTAAGCCATGTCACCTTGCTTGCAGCCCCACACGACAGGAAGTTACACCGGAAGTGCCAACTCATCACCTTACCATAGTTAAGAAACGGTCAAGTTTGTGACAAACTGATTGTACTTAAATACGCGTGAAAGAAACGTTTATAAAGATATCACTCAAAGGATTTTTACACTCGGATTGGTCTCGCTTGATTACAGAAAGTCAAAACCCTTTCCTGCCTAAGGTTCCCATGAGTTTTCTCCTTCGCAAGCACAGAGTGTGGAGTAAAGGACTTGAACAGGTGAGTATCGCTGAGAAGCGCAGAGGAAAGCTCCGCTGTGGCCAGGGGACCGGGTTGCAGCATTGCCTGGTGCAGGCGGAGGAAGCAAACAGCATCTGCGTGCAGCGCAAGCAGGGacctgggtgggtgggggagtcAGAGTAGTGGGGGGCCGCTCAGATGTCCTTCCCGCAGTCGGGGCACAGGATGTCATCCCTCTCCGTGAGGAAGCCTCGCCCCACCAGCGACAGCGAGCACTTCTTGCAGTTGAAGCAGTCGTTATGCCACTGCCGCTCCTCGAAGGAGATGTACTTGGTGCCGCCCAGTCCTGCGGAGGCAGGAAGAAGACATGGATGAAGGTGGAGAGGGAGCCGGGCGGCCTGGCTCCTGCACTGTGGACAGTGTGGACCTCTTACAACCTGGAGGGGCTGGGCTCCACGTTTAAATCAGACTCCATGCTCAGGTTGGGGCGCTCCTGAGCCTCAGAAAAGTACGAGGGGCTCAGCACTACATGGTCGAACTCATCGTGAGgctcctgctgtgtgtgtgtatccctcCTACTGTGCATCTGGGAACTGATTTCTGTTACTCCTTCACTGCGCACCTCAGGTCTGGTGCTCAGAAGTTTCTCGATGTAAAGAGTGCGGGAGAACAGAGGTGGAATGTGGCGTCACGGAGGAGACGCTGTGTGGGCCGGGGTGGAGGGATGGACTCTCCTGCACAGGGTGGTGGAAGCTGAGAGCGGATTAGGAGGATGTGTGCAGAAAAAACTATCCTTTACTGGAGCAATAGGACCTTGTTTCAGTCTAAACACAGGCCCGGTTGCAAGCTAACACCGGACACCTGCGGGGAGGGGTAGGGGTGATGCAAGCCTGGATGGGACACTCACCGCTGATGGGGTTGGCACAGCCGGCACACTTCTTGGCGTACAGGTCGCAGAAGCAGCCCAGGCAGTAGGCGAACTCGTCGCGGGACGTGAAGCGCTGGCCCGACAGCGGCTTCTTGCAGGCGGTGCACACAAAGCACTCGCGGTGCCAGGGCTGCTCCCGGTACGTGACGCCCCCGGTGGTGATGGGCTGCAGGTAGAGGGGCCTCAGCTCCCGCGGCACCCACACCTCTGGAGGACGCGTGGTCCTCGCCCCAGACACGCTCTCCAGACGGAAGGgcacccccgccacccccgccccaAGCTGCCTGCCCTCCACCGCAGACCCGGCTCCTGGTCTGTGACCAGGGTACCAGTGTATCTGCCCGGGAAAGCGCCGCCTCCTGGCTGGCAGGAGGGCAAAGCCGGAGACTGCATCTCCGGCTAGGATGCATGTCACCAGCTGTCCTCGGCAGCCCCGCCCCTCGGCCGCACCACCTGAGGGCAGGTCTCTGAGCATCTCTCTACTTCCAGGGGCACCTCCTTCAACAGTCTGTTCAGCTACTCCCGCGTTAGAAGGAAGAGCCTTAACAGACACCTGGGGTCAGCACCACCGTGGAACCGGCTTCTTGGAAGGCGTGGGAAATGAGCCCAGGGCCTGCCTCCCTACTGTGTCTAGTGGTGTTAGGACACAGCCCTGGACAGTATGATGAGGGGTCTGCTTCCACCCCCGgctccccccccccaaccccaagaCCTTTCCAGTTTCCTTGTTTCCTCCCTGGCCCGGTCCAGGACTGGTTTCTCATTTATTCAAGGAGAGCGGTGAGCAGAGAGACCTTGGGGACGGGAGGATGCTGTTTAGGAAAGGACACCAGACAGGCACAGGCCGGGTGAGTAAGAGGTACCTTCTTGCACTGCACGCACTGCAGGGCATACTGCCTCTCATAGCAGGGCACGCAGAAGTTCTCGCTGTCCTTCGGGATGAAGCTCTTGGTTCCGATGGGCTGCTGGCAGCGGTGGCAGATGAAGCAGGCCTCGTGCCAGCTGCTGCCCTTGTACTCCATCTTGCGGGTGCCTGACAGGGGTCAAGGAGACAGCAGAGTCATTACtgaccacctgggaggcccagtgATGGACGCTGAGAACCTGCCGCCCTCCAGTCCTGGGACCCGCATAGTCACTCCAGCTCGGAAGGCTCGCCTCTCAACCAGCACCTTTCCTATTTAGTCAGTTCACAGCCACACACCTGGCCCCTGGAACAGAATCTGCACATAGTCGATACGTGTTGAACAGGACGATTATGAACATTAAGTGGAAAAAACACTTGTCTCTCAGCTTGTGAAATATTGACAGACACCTGGCACAGCTCAGATTCATCCTTGGGGAACATGAATCTGAAGCAGGGGGGCCAGAGGATGAACAACCATCTGGTTCCCAGCGGGTGGAAACTGGCGGGTGTAAGTGACCTATAGTCTAATGCCCGCTTCAGGGAGGAGCCTTAGTGTCTCTCACATGACGCAGCCAGCCACGTAGACTGAGCTGTGATGAATCTTAGTGGTTAAAACCCACCTGCCTCACTTGTACTTCCATTGAACAGTTTTCTGATCTTAACTCATGATATTCCATTTCATTCCGGAAAAAGTGCCATCAGCTGAGAGGTTTACATTACTTCTCAAGCAGGCCAGAAATCGAGAAAATGCTGTTGgttcacccctcccccaccaccaggCTTGATTCACAGCAGGGAGGGCTGTATTTGTTTGGACTTCTTTCCTATATTTGCCAAAAAAAGGAGCATGTGTCTGTTTACAGAAAGAGATGGTTTAAGTAAGAGAAACGTGTATGCGAGCTCCCTTTGTGAAGTACTACAGAATTTGCAGGCTCCCCAGGTGgggctaatggtaaagaaccgcttcccaatgcaggagacactgaggtttgatccttgggtcgggaagatcccctggaagaggaaatggcagcccactctagtattcttgcctggagaatccccagggacagaggagcctggtggcctacagtccatgaggtcacgaagagttgggcatgactgaagcgacttagcaagcacttagcatgcacgcaaggAAGGGAGAAGGAGCTTCTTGGGTGAAGAAACAGAAGGGTTCCTGATCCTTGGGCAGCTCAGGGGCAGACCGGACTCCGCAGGTCATCACCAAGGTCCTCCCAGACACAGCCGCAACCCACCCGCTGGCTCACCCTCACCCATGGCCGCAGCTCTGTGGCTCTCTCCTCTCTGGCCACCCGCTGGGCTCACCTGAAGGACGGCGCCTACAGACAGAATACATGAGCCAGACTGAACTCAGATCAGGGAGCAAGGAGGGAGGCGGCTCTGGAGCTGGAGGCAGGATGTGGGCGCTTCGTGTTGGGACCCAGGCATTGGGTAACTAGTTTTTAGCACTAACACTGAAATGACACGGTCGAAATGACAGGCAATGGGCCAAACTAGCTGGTTGGAAAGGAGCCGAGCATCACTCCAGAATCATGGCCTGCTTGTTTTAGCATTTTTTTCAGGATCACTTTCTCAGCTTCCTGGCCTTTTAGACCCCAGGCACCACCTCCCAGAGAGAGTACAAAACACTCAGAGTGTGTGTGCAGGGGGTAGGGAGCAAATGGTGATCTTCAAAACTATGTGATTAAATTGTGAGGCAATGAATCctgaaaatggcaaaaattacaTCAAGCAATTATGTTTCAGGTAAAAATGATGGAAGGACTTTGCTGTAAATTCTAC includes:
- the FHL2 gene encoding four and a half LIM domains protein 2 gives rise to the protein MTERFDCHHCEDSLFGRKYVLREEQPYCVACFEALFASTCEECGKLIGCDCKDLSYKDRHWHEACFRCSRCRGSLVDKPFAAKEDQLLCTDCYSQEYSSRCQECKKGIMPGTRKMEYKGSSWHEACFICHRCQQPIGTKSFIPKDSENFCVPCYERQYALQCVQCKKPITTGGVTYREQPWHRECFVCTACKKPLSGQRFTSRDEFAYCLGCFCDLYAKKCAGCANPISGLGGTKYISFEERQWHNDCFNCKKCSLSLVGRGFLTERDDILCPDCGKDI